The following are encoded together in the Gammaproteobacteria bacterium genome:
- a CDS encoding 30S ribosomal protein S11 codes for MAKASARTRKRVKKNVVDGVAHIQASFNNTIITITDRQGNALSWSSAGACGFKGSRKSTPFAAQVAADKAAQAAQEYGMKNVDVMVKGPGPGRDSAVRGLYSAGFKVTSITDVTPIPHNGCRPPKKRRV; via the coding sequence ATGGCGAAAGCGAGTGCCCGGACACGCAAACGTGTCAAGAAGAACGTGGTTGACGGTGTGGCTCATATCCAGGCCTCCTTCAACAATACCATCATCACCATCACCGACCGGCAGGGTAATGCGCTGTCGTGGTCGTCGGCCGGCGCCTGCGGATTCAAGGGCTCGCGCAAGAGCACGCCGTTTGCTGCCCAGGTGGCGGCCGACAAGGCGGCGCAGGCGGCCCAGGAATACGGCATGAAAAACGTTGATGTGATGGTAAAGGGCCCCGGTCCGGGTCGTGATTCTGCGGTTCGTGGTTTGTATTCGGCGGGTTTCAAAGTCACGAGCATTACCGACGTGACACCCATCCCTCACAACGGTTGCCGCCCGCCCAAAAAGCGGCGGGTGTAG